The following proteins are encoded in a genomic region of Gossypium hirsutum isolate 1008001.06 chromosome D05, Gossypium_hirsutum_v2.1, whole genome shotgun sequence:
- the LOC121217831 gene encoding pre-mRNA-splicing factor 18 isoform X1, with translation MGEAEKRTAKGKSMVATFKQCARYLNPLFKFCRKKVLPDDIRQALLVVVECCMKRDYLAAMDHYNMENNEGVNGCTLFTFSFVLALRFYYL, from the exons ATGGGTGAGGCTGAAAAGAGAACGGCAAAAGGGAAGTCCATGGTAGCCACGTTTAAGCAGTGTGCTCGTTACTTGAATCCATTGTTCAAGTTCTGTAGGAAGAAG GTGCTTCCTGACGATATCCGTCAAGCATTGTTGGTGGTGGTCGAATGCTGCATGAAGAGGGACTACCTGGCTGCCATGGACCATTATA atatggaaaataatgaGGGTGTCAATGGATGCACTTTGTTTACCTTCAGTTTTGTACTTGCGTTGCGtttttattatttgtaa
- the LOC121217831 gene encoding pre-mRNA-splicing factor 18 isoform X2: MGEAEKRTAKGKSMVATFKQCARYLNPLFKFCRKKVLPDDIRQALLVVVECCMKRDYLAAMDHYNMENNEDVNG; the protein is encoded by the exons ATGGGTGAGGCTGAAAAGAGAACGGCAAAAGGGAAGTCCATGGTAGCCACGTTTAAGCAGTGTGCTCGTTACTTGAATCCATTGTTCAAGTTCTGTAGGAAGAAG GTGCTTCCTGACGATATCCGTCAAGCATTGTTGGTGGTGGTCGAATGCTGCATGAAGAGGGACTACCTGGCTGCCATGGACCATTATAATATGGAAAATAATGAGGATGTCAATGGATGA
- the LOC107913105 gene encoding J protein JJJ2 — MEENGNRAEAVRLLGIAEKLLQNRDFNGSRDFAILAQETEPLLDGSDQILAVADVILAGEKRINNHQDWYSILQIDGRSEDNDLIKKQYRRLALLLHPDKNKSPFADHAFQLVADAWAVLSNSSKKSLYDKELSLFTRIDLSSGGGDRSNQAGKLPVTRKGQSRTPNPKTPNENQRSRMATFWTACPYCYRLFEYPRAYESCCLRCQNCEKAFHAVDIPTLPPLVPGKEAYYCCWAFFPLGFVSRSPESEGKASTGFPNWMQPTFPAVPPHESERNGGIEQATPPAPMPAPVSAAAPAPTPPSFIPSTTATKVVENMNNVAVVSGRNVSNSGSRKRGRPRKNPL, encoded by the coding sequence ATGGAGGAAAACGGTAACAGAGCCGAAGCCGTTCGTCTTCTAGGAATTGCCGAGAAGCTTCTCCAGAATCGTGATTTCAACGGTTCAAGAGACTTCGCAATCTTAGCCCAAGAGACCGAACCGCTGTTGGACGGGTCGGATCAGATCCTAGCCGTCGCCGACGTTATCCTCGCAGGCGAGAAGAGAATAAACAACCACCAAGATTGGTACTCCATCTTGCAAATCGACGGCCGATCAGAAGACAACGATCTCATAAAGAAACAGTATCGTCGCCTAGCTCTCCTCCTTCACCCAGACAAAAACAAGTCCCCGTTCGCCGATCACGCGTTCCAGCTTGTGGCCGATGCGTGGGCTGTTTTATCTAACAGCTCGAAGAAATCTCTTTACGACAAAGAATTGAGCTTGTTTACGAGGATTGATTTAAGCAGCGGCGGCGGGGACCGTTCGAATCAAGCTGGGAAATTACCCGTAACGAGAAAAGGACAAAGCCGGACGCCGAATCCAAAGACCCCAAATGAGAACCAAAGGTCGAGAATGGCGACATTTTGGACAGCTTGTCCGTACTGTTATAGATTGTTTGAGTACCCTAGGGCTTACGAAAGTTGTTGTTTAAGGTGCCAGAATTGTGAGAAAGCTTTTCATGCGGTCGATATTCCGACATTGCCGCCGTTGGTTCCGGGAAAAGAAGCTTATTATTGTTGCTGGGCGTTTTTTCCGTTAGGGTTTGTGTCTAGAAGTCCGGAAAGTGAAGGAAAAGCCTCAACCGGCTTTCCCAATTGGATGCAACCTACGTTTCCAGCAGTGCCGCCGCATGAGAGTGAAAGAAATGGAGGCATTGAGCAAGCTACTCCGCCTGCCCCGATGCCGGCACCAGTGTCAGCGGCAGCACCAGCACCAACGCCGCCTTCATTTATTCCTTCGACCACCGCAACGAAGGTGGTAGAAAATATGAATAACGTGGCAGTGGTTTCAGGTCGGAATGTGTCGAATTCGGGCTCAAGGAAAAGAGGGAGGCCGAGGAAGAATCCTCTGTGA
- the LOC107913104 gene encoding DNA (cytosine-5)-methyltransferase 3B isoform X2, with translation MHLFSILAKTIVSESQKRLPTEDKSGAGIRIHDNNGGEESAAVRFEGEVSLGDLIWLKLLGKTWWPAVVVDERSVSKSSKPGKKSKGEVLVRLYGSHEYSYADPMKYRSEFKTILEQNNGSYYDILEKGLEQFRSRLKSSKPKGQGSKATANTRAEEKETAKKKNPQRKGSNVEEKASKKLKRKSPSTDKQGKKKADEQEGPLKKQKKNNQTVEPNSRSAKAKPKSSTSKEQKKSKASKQGKEQKKPKRNKPNSIDTKSRTSKEKKLLEETDDQSSEGSSPGESPKSGARRTRVMQGLGLIAPPGSPFHKNGLI, from the exons ATGCACCTATTTTCCATCTTAGCTAAGACG ATTGTGTCTGAGTCACAAAAAAGACTACCTACAGAAGATAAAAGTGGTGCTGGTATCAGAATTCATGATAACAATGGAGGAGAGGAATCCGCGGCCGTGCGATTTGAAGGGGAAGTGTCACTGGGAGATTTAATATGGCTCAAACTCCTTGGGAAAACATGGTGGCCTGCAGTG GTTGTTGATGAGAGAAGTGTTAGTAAGAGCAGTAAACCTGGAAAAAAATCAAAGGGGGAGGTGCTTGTGCGTCTATACGGGAGCCATGAGTA CTCATATGCAGATCCTATGAAATATCGTTCCGAGTTTAAAACG ATTCTAGAGCAGAATAACGGTAGTTATTACGACATTCTTGAAAAAGGTTTGGAGCAG TTTCGCTCTCGCCTGAAATCTAGTAAACCAAAGGGGCAAGGATCTAAGGCTACAG CAAACACAAGAGCTGAAGAGAAAGAGACCGCAAAAAAGAAAAATCCCCAGCGAAAAGGATCGAATGTCGAGGAGAAAGCTAGTAAGAAACTCAAGCGAAAGAGCCCTAGTACCGATAAACAGGGTAAGAAAAAAGCCGATGAGCAAGAGGGGCccctaaagaaacaaaagaaaaataaccaAACTGTGGAGCCAAATAGTCGAAGTGCCAAGGCAAAGCCTAAAAGTTCAACTTCCAAGGAACAGAAAAAGAGCAAAGCTTCGAAGCAAGGCAAGGAACAGAAAAAGCCGAAGCGAAATAAGCCGAACTCCATTGACACAAAGAGCAGAACATCCAAAGAGAAAAAGCTGTTAGAGGAGACTGATGACCAAAGTTCT GAAGGATCTTCACCCGGAGAATCTCCCAAGTCCGGTGCTCGACGAACTAGAGTGATGCAAGGTTTGGGTTTGATCGCACCTCCCGGTTCACCATTCCATAAGAATGGACTCATATAA
- the LOC107913104 gene encoding DNA (cytosine-5)-methyltransferase 3B isoform X1 produces the protein MHLFSILAKTIVSESQKRLPTEDKSGAGIRIHDNNGGEESAAVRFEGEVSLGDLIWLKLLGKTWWPAVVVDERSVSKSSKPGKKSKGEVLVRLYGSHEYSYADPMKYRSEFKTILEQNNGSYYDILEKGLEQFRSRLKSSKPKGQGSKATDLYCGLANTRAEEKETAKKKNPQRKGSNVEEKASKKLKRKSPSTDKQGKKKADEQEGPLKKQKKNNQTVEPNSRSAKAKPKSSTSKEQKKSKASKQGKEQKKPKRNKPNSIDTKSRTSKEKKLLEETDDQSSEGSSPGESPKSGARRTRVMQGLGLIAPPGSPFHKNGLI, from the exons ATGCACCTATTTTCCATCTTAGCTAAGACG ATTGTGTCTGAGTCACAAAAAAGACTACCTACAGAAGATAAAAGTGGTGCTGGTATCAGAATTCATGATAACAATGGAGGAGAGGAATCCGCGGCCGTGCGATTTGAAGGGGAAGTGTCACTGGGAGATTTAATATGGCTCAAACTCCTTGGGAAAACATGGTGGCCTGCAGTG GTTGTTGATGAGAGAAGTGTTAGTAAGAGCAGTAAACCTGGAAAAAAATCAAAGGGGGAGGTGCTTGTGCGTCTATACGGGAGCCATGAGTA CTCATATGCAGATCCTATGAAATATCGTTCCGAGTTTAAAACG ATTCTAGAGCAGAATAACGGTAGTTATTACGACATTCTTGAAAAAGGTTTGGAGCAG TTTCGCTCTCGCCTGAAATCTAGTAAACCAAAGGGGCAAGGATCTAAGGCTACAG ATTTATATTGTGGATTAGCAAACACAAGAGCTGAAGAGAAAGAGACCGCAAAAAAGAAAAATCCCCAGCGAAAAGGATCGAATGTCGAGGAGAAAGCTAGTAAGAAACTCAAGCGAAAGAGCCCTAGTACCGATAAACAGGGTAAGAAAAAAGCCGATGAGCAAGAGGGGCccctaaagaaacaaaagaaaaataaccaAACTGTGGAGCCAAATAGTCGAAGTGCCAAGGCAAAGCCTAAAAGTTCAACTTCCAAGGAACAGAAAAAGAGCAAAGCTTCGAAGCAAGGCAAGGAACAGAAAAAGCCGAAGCGAAATAAGCCGAACTCCATTGACACAAAGAGCAGAACATCCAAAGAGAAAAAGCTGTTAGAGGAGACTGATGACCAAAGTTCT GAAGGATCTTCACCCGGAGAATCTCCCAAGTCCGGTGCTCGACGAACTAGAGTGATGCAAGGTTTGGGTTTGATCGCACCTCCCGGTTCACCATTCCATAAGAATGGACTCATATAA
- the LOC107957820 gene encoding transcription factor bHLH30: MFPVKSFSGVENNNSPVMLMEGEDSFKDLSERKSMEACKSHKEAERRRRQRINAHFSTLRSVLPNTTKTDKASLLAEVVHHVRELKRQVEDVGRRDRDGCCSNSRPELDTSWPFPGECDEATLSFCDEGGKLLKATICCEDRPGLNHDLSRVIRLVQAKVVRAEMTTVGGRTKSVVVMQWSGDEEQVGPLKRALKDVVENRVSRLAQGTGSKRARVFGSNSETGHGFLVG, encoded by the exons ATGTTTCCTGTGAAAAGTTTCAGTGGGGTTGAGAATAACAACAGCCCGGTCATGTTAATGGAGGGTGAAGATTCCTTTAAGGATTTATCAGAGAGAAAATCAATGGAAGCCTGTAAGAGTCACAAGGAAGCTGAAAGGAGGCGCAGGCAACGTATCAATGCCCATTTCTCCACTCTCCGTTCTGTCCTCCCCAACACCACTAAG ACGGATAAGGCGTCGTTACTGGCGGAGGTTGTTCATCACGTGAGGGAGCTAAAGAGGCAAGTGGAAGACGTAGGGCGGCGCGACCGCGACGGTTGTTGTAGTAACAGCCGACCGGAGCTTGACACGTCGTGGCCGTTTCCTGGGGAATGTGACGAGGCGACGTTGAGCTTTTGTGACGAAGGAGGGAAGTTGTTAAAAGCGACGATTTGCTGCGAGGATAGGCCGGGTTTGAACCACGATTTGAGCCGGGTGATCAGGTTGGTCCAGGCTAAGGTGGTTCGAGCTGAGATGACGACGGTTGGTGGGCGGACCAAGAGCGTCGTGGTGATGCAATGGAGCGGCGATGAGGAGCAAGTTGGACCGTTGAAACGGGCTTTGAAGGATGTGGTGGAGAACCGGGTTTCTAGGTTGGCCCAAGGGACGGGAAGTAAACGGGCTCGGGTTTTTGGGTCGAATAGTGAAACTGGACATGGGTTTTTGGTAGGTTGA
- the LOC121217832 gene encoding beta carbonic anhydrase 5, chloroplastic isoform X1: protein MVIACADSRVCPSTILGFRPGEAFMIRNVANLVPPLQKGPSETNAALEFAVKTLQVENILIIGHSCCGGIQTLMSMQDNSDSSFIKTWVTNGKNAKLTTESAANHLSFDQQCRLCEKIKEKVKKELLFVHGGYYDFLNCTFEKWTLDSKGGSDEEKGRFFVKDQQLWC, encoded by the exons ATGGTGATTGCTTGTGCAGATTCCAGGGTGTGTCCTTCTACAATCCTTGGGTTTCGACCAGGGGAAGCCTTCATGATTCGAAATGTAGCTAATCTTGTTCCTCCACTCcag AAGGGACCTTCAGAAACTAACGCTGCCCTTGAATTTGCAGTAAAAACTCTTCAA gTTGAAAACATATTAATTATTGGTCACAGTTGCTGCGGAGGAATTCAGACCCTTATGAGCATGCAAGATAATAGTGACTCCAG TTTTATCAAAACTTGGGTTACTAATGGGAAAAATGCAAAGTTAACAACAGAATCTGCCGCAAACCACCTTAGCTTCGATCAACAATGCCGTCTCTGTGAGAAA ATAAAAGAGAAGGTGAAGAAAGAGCTGCTGTTTGTTCATGGAGGATACTATGATTTTCTCAACTGTACATTTGAGAAGTGGACGCTTGATTCCAAGGGAGGCAGTGATGAAGAAAAGGGAAGGTTCTTCGTCAAAGATCAACAACTTTGGTGCTGA
- the LOC121217832 gene encoding beta carbonic anhydrase 5, chloroplastic isoform X2, with protein sequence MVIACADSRVCPSTILGFRPGEAFMIRNVANLVPPLQKGPSETNAALEFAVKTLQVENILIIGHSCCGGIQTLMSMQDNSDSSFIKTWVTNGKNAKLTTESAANHLSFDQQCRLCEKVKKELLFVHGGYYDFLNCTFEKWTLDSKGGSDEEKGRFFVKDQQLWC encoded by the exons ATGGTGATTGCTTGTGCAGATTCCAGGGTGTGTCCTTCTACAATCCTTGGGTTTCGACCAGGGGAAGCCTTCATGATTCGAAATGTAGCTAATCTTGTTCCTCCACTCcag AAGGGACCTTCAGAAACTAACGCTGCCCTTGAATTTGCAGTAAAAACTCTTCAA gTTGAAAACATATTAATTATTGGTCACAGTTGCTGCGGAGGAATTCAGACCCTTATGAGCATGCAAGATAATAGTGACTCCAG TTTTATCAAAACTTGGGTTACTAATGGGAAAAATGCAAAGTTAACAACAGAATCTGCCGCAAACCACCTTAGCTTCGATCAACAATGCCGTCTCTGTGAGAAA GTGAAGAAAGAGCTGCTGTTTGTTCATGGAGGATACTATGATTTTCTCAACTGTACATTTGAGAAGTGGACGCTTGATTCCAAGGGAGGCAGTGATGAAGAAAAGGGAAGGTTCTTCGTCAAAGATCAACAACTTTGGTGCTGA
- the LOC121217832 gene encoding beta carbonic anhydrase 6, mitochondrial isoform X3, with amino-acid sequence MVIACADSRVCPSTILGFRPGEAFMIRNVANLVPPLQKGPSETNAALEFAVKTLQVENILIIGHSCCGGIQTLMSMQDNSDSSFIKTWVTNGKNAKLTTESAANHLSFDQQCRLCEKESINMSLMNLLTVRIV; translated from the exons ATGGTGATTGCTTGTGCAGATTCCAGGGTGTGTCCTTCTACAATCCTTGGGTTTCGACCAGGGGAAGCCTTCATGATTCGAAATGTAGCTAATCTTGTTCCTCCACTCcag AAGGGACCTTCAGAAACTAACGCTGCCCTTGAATTTGCAGTAAAAACTCTTCAA gTTGAAAACATATTAATTATTGGTCACAGTTGCTGCGGAGGAATTCAGACCCTTATGAGCATGCAAGATAATAGTGACTCCAG TTTTATCAAAACTTGGGTTACTAATGGGAAAAATGCAAAGTTAACAACAGAATCTGCCGCAAACCACCTTAGCTTCGATCAACAATGCCGTCTCTGTGAGAAA GAATCCATAAATATGTCGCTAATGAACTTGCTAactgttagaattgtgtga